From the Lolium rigidum isolate FL_2022 chromosome 2, APGP_CSIRO_Lrig_0.1, whole genome shotgun sequence genome, one window contains:
- the LOC124690501 gene encoding cytosolic sulfotransferase 5-like produces the protein MAPPSTHLAAGVLTSEAKDAESHKETYEQLAQVVSSTYEAAASGIVMDFHRHPDGWYTALPVMVGALVAHRHFEARDTDVLVATIPKSGTTWIKALLYAVAHRTVDRSSILQQLTSHNSHHLVPSLETQVYTKERIPDLGVLPAPRLFGTHIPAQSLPPSVAASGCKVVYLSRDPKDCFVSLWHFMNMLTPMDIDEALGMFCDGVSLFGTFWDHVLSYWRWHVERPDQVLFLTYKELTADTLGQLRRLAEFIGRPFTPEEKGTGVDKDIVEACAMKNMVKQEVNQTGTTEMTEIPMPNEIFFRRGVVGDWSNYLTLEMGQKVDEITKHKFKGSGLMLPKEV, from the exons ATGGCCCCTCCCTCCACCCATCTGGCCGCCGGTGTCTTGACGTCAGAAGCCAAGGACGCAGAATCCCACAAGGAAACCTACGAGCAGCTCGCGCAGGTGGTGTCGTCCACCTACGAGGCCGCCGCCAGCGGAATCGTCATGGACTTCCACCGCCACCCGGACGGCTGGTACACGGCCCTGCCGGTGATGGTCGGCGCCCTCGTCGCGCACAGGCACTTCGAGGCGCGCGACACCGACGTGCTCGTCGCCACCATCCCCAAGTCCGGGACTACCTGGATCAAGGCGCTTCTCTACGCGGTGGCGCACCGCACCGTGGACAGATCGTCTATACTCCAGCAGCTCACCTCCCACAACTCTCACCACCTCGTGCCTTCCCTCGAGACACAGGTGTACACCAAGGAGCGGATCCCGGACCTCGGCGTCCTCCCCGCGCCGCGGCTCTTCGGAACGCACATCCCCGCCCAGTCGCTGCCACCATCCGTCGCCGCCTCGGGCTGCAAG GTGGTGTACTTGAGCCGTGACCCGAAGGACTGTTTCGTGTCGTTGTGGCACTTCATGAACATGCTGACCCCAATGGACATCGACGAGGCGCTCGGCATGTTTTGCGACGGGGTCTCGCTGTTTGGGACATTTTGGGACCATGTGCTGAGCTACTGGCGGTGGCACGTCGAGCGGCCCGATCAGGTGCTCTTCCTCACCTACAAGGAGCTCACTGCTGACACGCTCGGACAGCTGCGACGCCTCGCCGAGTTCATCGGACGCCCCTTCACGCCGGAGGAGAAAGGGACTGGGGTGGACAAGGACATCGTGGAGGCCTGTGCCATGAAGAACATGGTCAAGCAGGAGGTGAACCAAACGGGGACGACCGAGATGACCGAGATTCCCATGCCCAACGAGATCTTCTTCCGACGCGGTGTGGTCGGAGACTGGTCCAACTACCTCACGCTGGAGATGGGCCAAAAGGTCGATGAGATTACCAAGCACAAGTTCAAAGGATCCGGCCTAATGCTGCCAAAGGAAGTCTAG